The Panicum hallii strain FIL2 chromosome 9, PHallii_v3.1, whole genome shotgun sequence genome has a window encoding:
- the LOC112877222 gene encoding uncharacterized protein LOC112877222 isoform X3, with protein MGARWFKVRAARGAGVVSPTPATTPRCSIPLRLQHLSDPPSRRPHFCSSFPSLIRPKYPGRIQLLDGHNQLKCEAPLTYFTRIPILVKASDPNDGLHMILTPKPQRPWLLSESGKFSFHSLIELVASTHQEGWTVGAGQLSLENLVVVSEVGIFKFKHPVARYALNDDNRAEDFHALAKA; from the exons ATGGGGGCTCGCTGGTTCAAGGTTCGTGCTGCACGAGGTGCGGGAGTTGTTTCCCCTACGCCCGCCACCACACCTCGATGCTCTATTCCTCTCCGTCTCCAGCATCTCTCCGACCCGCCTTCGAGACGCCCACACTTCTGCAGCAGCTTCCCCAGCTTAATCCGTCCCAAATACCCAGG GCGGATCCAGCTCCTAGATGGGCACAACCAGCTGAAGTGTGAGGCTCCACTGACATACTTCACAAGAATTCCAATTCTTGTCAAAGCCAGTGATCCAAATGATGGTCTGCATATGATCCTAACTCCAAAACCCCAGAGACCATGGCTTCTAAGCGAGAGTGGAAAGTTCTCATTTCACTCGCTGATAGAGCTCGTCGCCAGTacccatcaggagggctggacAGTAGGAGCTGGTCAGCTGTCGCTGGAAAATCTGGTTGTTGTGTCGGAAGTGGGGATTTTCAAGTTCAAGCATCCAGTTGCTAGATATGCCCTCAACGATGATAACCGCGCCGAAGActtccatgctttagcaaag GCGTGA
- the LOC112877222 gene encoding uncharacterized protein LOC112877222 isoform X2 — protein MGARWFKVRAARGAGVVSPTPATTPRCSIPLRLQHLSDPPSRRPHFCSSFPSLIRPKYPGRIQLLDGHNQLKCEAPLTYFTRIPILVKASDPNDGLHMILTPKPQRPWLLSESGKFSFHSLIELVASTHQEGWTVGAGQLSLENLVVVSEVGIFKFKHPVARYALNDDNRAEDFHALAKN, from the exons ATGGGGGCTCGCTGGTTCAAGGTTCGTGCTGCACGAGGTGCGGGAGTTGTTTCCCCTACGCCCGCCACCACACCTCGATGCTCTATTCCTCTCCGTCTCCAGCATCTCTCCGACCCGCCTTCGAGACGCCCACACTTCTGCAGCAGCTTCCCCAGCTTAATCCGTCCCAAATACCCAGG GCGGATCCAGCTCCTAGATGGGCACAACCAGCTGAAGTGTGAGGCTCCACTGACATACTTCACAAGAATTCCAATTCTTGTCAAAGCCAGTGATCCAAATGATGGTCTGCATATGATCCTAACTCCAAAACCCCAGAGACCATGGCTTCTAAGCGAGAGTGGAAAGTTCTCATTTCACTCGCTGATAGAGCTCGTCGCCAGTacccatcaggagggctggacAGTAGGAGCTGGTCAGCTGTCGCTGGAAAATCTGGTTGTTGTGTCGGAAGTGGGGATTTTCAAGTTCAAGCATCCAGTTGCTAGATATGCCCTCAACGATGATAACCGCGCCGAAGActtccatgctttagcaaag AATTAA
- the LOC112877222 gene encoding uncharacterized protein LOC112877222 isoform X1, which translates to MGARWFKVRAARGAGVVSPTPATTPRCSIPLRLQHLSDPPSRRPHFCSSFPSLIRPKYPGRIQLLDGHNQLKCEAPLTYFTRIPILVKASDPNDGLHMILTPKPQRPWLLSESGKFSFHSLIELVASTHQEGWTVGAGQLSLENLVVVSEVGIFKFKHPVARYALNDDNRAEDFHALAKVMASLLASLHGDSVVSCLPIDFSMLLDDLSGVTDPELQHISIENHPSLLPSSS; encoded by the exons ATGGGGGCTCGCTGGTTCAAGGTTCGTGCTGCACGAGGTGCGGGAGTTGTTTCCCCTACGCCCGCCACCACACCTCGATGCTCTATTCCTCTCCGTCTCCAGCATCTCTCCGACCCGCCTTCGAGACGCCCACACTTCTGCAGCAGCTTCCCCAGCTTAATCCGTCCCAAATACCCAGG GCGGATCCAGCTCCTAGATGGGCACAACCAGCTGAAGTGTGAGGCTCCACTGACATACTTCACAAGAATTCCAATTCTTGTCAAAGCCAGTGATCCAAATGATGGTCTGCATATGATCCTAACTCCAAAACCCCAGAGACCATGGCTTCTAAGCGAGAGTGGAAAGTTCTCATTTCACTCGCTGATAGAGCTCGTCGCCAGTacccatcaggagggctggacAGTAGGAGCTGGTCAGCTGTCGCTGGAAAATCTGGTTGTTGTGTCGGAAGTGGGGATTTTCAAGTTCAAGCATCCAGTTGCTAGATATGCCCTCAACGATGATAACCGCGCCGAAGActtccatgctttagcaaaggTAATGGCTTCCTTGCTGGCCAGCTTGCATGGAGACTCAGTGGTTAGTTGTCTCCCTATCGACTTTAGCATGCTCTTGGATGATCTGTCAGGCGTGACTGATCCAGAACTTCAGCACATCTCCATTGAGAACCATCCATCTTTGCTGCCATCATCATCATAA